Within Nocardioides rotundus, the genomic segment CGGACGCGGACGTCGGTCTCCGGCCGCGCACACCATGCCGCCACCTGCTGGGCGAGCAGCGTGCGGACGGCCGCGTGGTCGAGGGTCGCGACGGGGTCGGGGCCGAGCAGCGCATCGCCGGTGAGGTGGACGACGAGCTCGATCACGCTCGGCCGGCCGCCGGGCCCCTGGGAGGCGGTGCGGAAGGTCTCGACCGACGCGGTGGGATCGGCGAGCAGCGCGGCAGCCCGGGCCGGGTCGGCCAGCCAACCGAGCGCCTGGGCTCGTCGGACGTCACGCGACTCGACCGGCAGGTCGAGCGCCCGGGCCCGCTCGGCCAGCGCCTTGGCCACCGCGGCGACCGCGTCGTCGAAGTCGGAGAGGTCCTTCCACTCTGCGCGGATCTGCATGGTCGCGATCCCGGTGTGCCCGATGGATGCCTCGTCGAGCTCGACGCCAACGGCGTCCAGGGCCTCCAGCTGCTCGAGCTCGCGCTGCTCGGCGTCGAGGAGCAGCTCGGCCTCGTCGATCCTCTGCTCCAGGCCTCGCTCGCCGATGGTGGCGGCGATCGGCTCGAGCACGCGGTCGAGGTGGTCGACGATGTCCGCGGGCCGGGCGTAGAGCGCGGCGGCGATCCGTCGGGCCCGGAAGGCCTCGATCTCGTGAGCCTGCACCTGTCGCCAGATCCGGGGCATCCGGTGCCGGAGGAAGAGCGCCTCGCGGATCATCCGCTCCCCCGCTGCCGTGGAGGTCCCGAGCGCGGCGGCGAACGACGCGCCGCTCGCCCAGTCGAAGCCCGGCACCCACGCGTCGAGCTCCTCCTCGCCCCACGCTCGCGCACCCTCGACATCGGCCCCCGGTGTCGATGCGGCCATCCACCCCGCGTCCTGGGCGCGCCGGATGGAGCGGCGCTCGGCATGAGGGGAAGGCGACAGCTCCGGGTGGGCGTCAGCCCACTCGACGGCCAGCAGCAGCTCCTCGCACCCGGCACGGCGGCGAGCAGCGCGGACCTCGCGCACGCGCTCCAGCATCGCGGTCGGCGTGACCGCGACGGGAGTCGGAGCGATATCGAGCATGTTTTTGATTATGCTCTCCCATGAGATCCGTTGCCAGAGACTTTGGGATGGACTGTCATCCGGGTCGGGACGGCCACCTAGGCTCGGGCACGTGGCGCGGCGCTCGGAGATCCCCGGTGAGATCCGGGTGCTGGTGGCCGCGGCGTTCGTGATCGCGGTGGGCTACGGCCTGGTCAGCCCCGTGCTGCCGGCGTACGCCCGCAGCTTCGACGTCGGCGTGGCGGCCGCGTCGGTCGTGGTCTCGGCGTTCGCGTTCTTCCGCCTGGTCTTCGCCCCGGCCGGGGGCGCGCTCGTGCAGCGGCTCGGCGAGCGGCCGGTCTACCTGACCGGCCTGCTCATCGTCGCCGCATCCTCGCTGGCGACCGCGTTCGCGCAGTCCTACGCCCAGCTGCTCGTGCTGCGCGGCCTCGGCGGCATCGGCTCCACCATGTTCACCGTCTCCGCGATGGCGCTGCTGGTCCGGCTCGCCCCGCCGCGCCTGCGCGGCCGGGTCTCGTCGATGTATGCCAGCGCCTTCCTCATCGGCGGCATGCTCGGGCCGGTGCTCGGCGGTGCGCTGGCCGGCTTCGGCCTGCGGGTGCCGTTCATCGCGTACGCCGTCGCGCTGGTGGCGGCGGCCACGGTGGTCGCCGTACGCCTCTCCGGGGCCCGGCTCCGCCCGGCCACCGAGTCCGGGGGTGAGCGCGCGCCCATGCACGTGCGGGAGGCGCTGACCCACCCCGCCTACCGGGCCGCGCTCGGGTCCGGCTTCGCCAACGGCTGGTGCAACTTCGGCGTGCGGGTGGCGGTGCTCCCCCAGCTCGTGGTCGCCGTCCACGACGCCCCCTGGGTCGCAGGGGTGGCGCTCGCCGTCGCCGCAGCGGGAACCGCGATCACCCTCCAGCTCGCCGGCCGGGGCGCGGACAGCATCGGCCGTCGACCGCTGATCCTCGGCGGCCTGGTCGTCACCGCGGTCGCGTTCGCGCCGATGGGCATCGCCCACCAGCTGCCGGTGCTGCTCGCCCTCTCCGCGCTCAGCGGCGTCGGCGCGGGCATGGTCAACCCCGGCCAGCAGGCCAGCGTCGCGGACGTCATCGGAACCGACCGGAGCGGAGGCACGGTGCTCAGCACCTTCCAGATGTCCCAGGACGCGGGAGCGATCCTCGGCCCGATCCTGGTCGGGCTGGTCGCGGACGCGGCGGGATACGGATGGGCGTTCGGCGCGACGGCGGCGGTCAGCCTGCTCGCCGTACCCCTGTGGCTGGCGGCGCCGGAGACGCTCCAGCGCTGAGTGGGATGATCGCGACATGCCCCGTCGCGACCATCGCATCGACGTGCCCCTCGACCATGCCGACC encodes:
- a CDS encoding HNH endonuclease signature motif containing protein, producing the protein MLDIAPTPVAVTPTAMLERVREVRAARRRAGCEELLLAVEWADAHPELSPSPHAERRSIRRAQDAGWMAASTPGADVEGARAWGEEELDAWVPGFDWASGASFAAALGTSTAAGERMIREALFLRHRMPRIWRQVQAHEIEAFRARRIAAALYARPADIVDHLDRVLEPIAATIGERGLEQRIDEAELLLDAEQRELEQLEALDAVGVELDEASIGHTGIATMQIRAEWKDLSDFDDAVAAVAKALAERARALDLPVESRDVRRAQALGWLADPARAAALLADPTASVETFRTASQGPGGRPSVIELVVHLTGDALLGPDPVATLDHAAVRTLLAQQVAAWCARPETDVRVRPVIDLTRHVRSSATTVTDVMALRAALAQPTCAFPHCHRRAVRCDKDHLVPTSEGGASCDCNLVPKCRHHHRLKTFAGWSYRRVGPTEYLWTEPHGMVFLRTGEATLDLTDHVSITLRDRPGWDGCSHDAPAA
- a CDS encoding MFS transporter, producing MARRSEIPGEIRVLVAAAFVIAVGYGLVSPVLPAYARSFDVGVAAASVVVSAFAFFRLVFAPAGGALVQRLGERPVYLTGLLIVAASSLATAFAQSYAQLLVLRGLGGIGSTMFTVSAMALLVRLAPPRLRGRVSSMYASAFLIGGMLGPVLGGALAGFGLRVPFIAYAVALVAAATVVAVRLSGARLRPATESGGERAPMHVREALTHPAYRAALGSGFANGWCNFGVRVAVLPQLVVAVHDAPWVAGVALAVAAAGTAITLQLAGRGADSIGRRPLILGGLVVTAVAFAPMGIAHQLPVLLALSALSGVGAGMVNPGQQASVADVIGTDRSGGTVLSTFQMSQDAGAILGPILVGLVADAAGYGWAFGATAAVSLLAVPLWLAAPETLQR